Within Thermodesulfobacteriota bacterium, the genomic segment TTCTATTATTTTTCCTTGGCTGCCTTTAACCATTCAATGAGTTGATTTTTAGGCGGCACCCGTCCCACTGACTTAATTTTACCATTGATTATCAAGGCCGGCATACCCATCACCCCGTACTTTCCTATCTCTTTAATGTCCCGAACATGTTCTATATCGCCTATAAATTCGAACTCGGCCATCACCTGCATGAGTTCCTGCTCTAACCTGTCGCACTGAGTACATCCCTGTCCCAGAACTTTGATTTCAAGCTCTGCAAAATTCTCTTCTTCA encodes:
- a CDS encoding thioredoxin family protein, yielding MSPKDVSKIKVGKNSIGIIGLKNTLEAVEKYFAAKPEDEIQAELLKRLSRGNYIPDANREEYGRAFLREFNKYFGRPYEEENFAELEIKVLGQGCTQCDRLEQELMQVMAEFEFIGDIEHVRDIKEIGKYGVMGMPALIINGKIKSVGRVPPKNQLIEWLKAAKEK